In Caballeronia sp. TF1N1, the DNA window ATCGGCACGCTGTGCACGGCGATCGACACCATCGACTATGCGCAGACGCAGGGCCGCATGCAGATGGCGCTCGACGTGGCGACGCTTTCGGCCGGTGCCGACCTCTCGCACTATGCAATGACAACGAGCGCGGACCTCGCTGCATGGCAGGCCGACGCGCGCGCCTATTACAACGCGAACATGCCGACGGGCTACATGTCGCTCACCATGCCCGACCAGAATTTCGCGGCGTCGGTGAGCGGGACGCCAGCCACCGGGCAGGTCATCAAGCTGTCGGCATCGGGTTCGGTGCCGCTCTACGCGCCGACCTTCCTCAACACCAAGTCGACATCGTCGAGTGGATCGGGTTCGGGCTCCGGAAGTTCGGGCAGCACCTTGCCGAGCACGCAAACTATCTCGGCGAGCAATACGGCGTTGCGCGTGCCCAAGAGCACGCTCGAACTCGCGTTGATTCTCGACAACACGGGCTCGATGGCTTCCGCCGCCGCCAAGGGCGGCAAGACGAGCAAGCTGAGCGGCCTGCAGGATGCCGCCAACTCGCTCGTGGCGAATATCCTTGGCGTGCAGGGCAACGACTCGTATATCGGGCTCGTGCCGTTCACGACGATGGTGAACGTCGGCTCGGCACTCAGTTCGAGCGGAACCTGGATGACGCAGACCACGAGCAAGCAGTTCGCCTACAACCCCACCAACATGTCGATGTCGAAGTGGGGTGGATGCGCGGTCGAGCCACGCGACACGGCCGGCAACGTCTATCCGAAGGCTTACGCGCCGAAGGATTCGCCGGGCTTTACGCCCTGGTATTTCAACGTGCCGTCTACCGGCTTCACGGTCCAGACTTACGACAACAACTGTAATCTGCAGAAGAACGGCACGACGGTCGTGAAGGGCGTGCCGCTCAGCTACGCGTATTACTACGCATCGCCGGGGCTTTGCCAGTCGAAGACGCCGACCACGG includes these proteins:
- a CDS encoding VWA domain-containing protein, translating into MKRRLFPTRRGASSCATPALRAPFFANFGGPAAPRTLAQLVRGDEGALTVLFAVTASMMIGTLCTAIDTIDYAQTQGRMQMALDVATLSAGADLSHYAMTTSADLAAWQADARAYYNANMPTGYMSLTMPDQNFAASVSGTPATGQVIKLSASGSVPLYAPTFLNTKSTSSSGSGSGSGSSGSTLPSTQTISASNTALRVPKSTLELALILDNTGSMASAAAKGGKTSKLSGLQDAANSLVANILGVQGNDSYIGLVPFTTMVNVGSALSSSGTWMTQTTSKQFAYNPTNMSMSKWGGCAVEPRDTAGNVYPKAYAPKDSPGFTPWYFNVPSTGFTVQTYDNNCNLQKNGTTVVKGVPLSYAYYYASPGLCQSKTPTTVPTNFMAQYPYSGTVTYDQNGSDYDSRPCSIQPAVFLTQDQNALTTAINNMVANGSTLIPTGLLWGWRMLSSDWSKSVAGSNNGWISNDGTLPRPETTQGLQRVAIVLTDGENDPGDPSGTMPQPFFNQLALGNQTLKSPTVYDSTGNALNGLVSSPDDVNTFQLGICQAMKNSGIIIYAITFGTYGTDSASVAAQNTMQSCATSGNYYHAPDNATLNQIFQQIAGNLGVLRLTQ